A portion of the Halobacillus ihumii genome contains these proteins:
- a CDS encoding four-helix bundle copper-binding protein has translation MSHQQYQSLIEVLHECMEACNHCFSSCLKEDHVKAMSECIRKDRECADICSFFEQSLTRNTPYVKEIAHLCIAACRDCGEECAKHDHDHCQACSEACRKCADECEKLVS, from the coding sequence ATGAGTCACCAACAATACCAAAGTTTAATTGAAGTACTTCATGAATGTATGGAAGCTTGTAATCATTGTTTTAGCTCATGCCTTAAGGAAGATCACGTAAAAGCAATGAGTGAATGTATTCGAAAAGATCGTGAATGTGCTGATATTTGCTCGTTTTTTGAACAGTCCCTCACACGAAATACACCTTATGTAAAAGAAATCGCACATCTTTGTATTGCAGCTTGCCGTGATTGTGGAGAGGAATGTGCTAAACACGACCACGATCATTGTCAGGCGTGTTCAGAGGCATGTAGAAAGTGTGCGGATGAGTGTGAGAAGCTCGTTTCATAA
- a CDS encoding heavy metal translocating P-type ATPase, whose product MSEQKKINVGITGMTCAACSTRIEKVLNKTEGIEAQVNLAMENATIQYDPSQTDPDMIEERINKLGYGVEKETVELDITGMTCAACSTRIEKVLNKMDGVEQASVNLANETGQVEYRSGLLEIEDIIARIQKLGYDAELSGDRESKQSHKEQQIKQQRIKLLISAVLSLPLLMTMADHLFGLPLPHAFMNPWLQLALATPVQFVIGWQFYKGAYKNLSNKTANMDVLVALGTSAAYFYSVAELIRFLINPNVVPNLYFETSAVLITLILLGKYFETVAKGRTTQAISGLLNLQAKEATVLKNGKEISLPVDQVQVDDLVLVKPGEKFPVDGIIVEGRTTADESMITGESLPVEKSINDQVIGSTINKNGTVRMRTTKVGKDTALSNIIKVVEEAQGSKAPIQRLADIISGYFVPIVVGIAALTFILWITVISPGDLALALEASIAVLVIACPCALGLATPTSVMVGTGKGAEMGILYKGGEYLETTHKLETIVFDKTGTITKGEPEVTDFLKENERVLNLLVSAEAQSEHPLADAIVKYGRANNSELLQVDQFEAIPGYGITADIQDERVLVGTRKLMEKERIDFSKYETTMEQWESQGKTAMLIAVNNETAGVIAVADQVKPESKEALTTLKSLGLELIMLTGDNERTAQAIAEEVGIDRVIAGVVPEEKAYHIDQIKQQGKRVAMVGDGINDAPALATADIGIAIGTGTDVAIETADLTILGGDLNLIAKAIELSTKTMKNIRQNLFWALFYNSAGIPIAAAGLLAPWLAGAAMAFSSVSVVSNSLRLKRVKIQK is encoded by the coding sequence GTGAGTGAACAAAAGAAAATAAATGTCGGAATTACCGGCATGACCTGCGCCGCCTGTTCTACAAGAATAGAAAAGGTACTTAACAAAACAGAAGGAATCGAGGCGCAAGTCAATTTAGCTATGGAAAACGCCACCATTCAATATGACCCTAGTCAAACTGATCCTGACATGATCGAGGAGCGAATCAATAAGCTTGGTTACGGTGTTGAGAAAGAAACCGTTGAGCTGGATATTACCGGTATGACCTGTGCTGCCTGCTCAACAAGAATCGAGAAAGTTTTAAACAAAATGGATGGAGTCGAGCAGGCATCTGTTAACTTGGCCAATGAAACAGGGCAGGTGGAATACCGCTCTGGATTATTGGAGATAGAGGATATCATCGCACGAATACAAAAATTAGGTTATGATGCGGAACTTAGTGGAGATCGTGAAAGCAAGCAATCCCATAAAGAGCAGCAGATCAAACAGCAAAGGATAAAACTACTGATTTCCGCTGTACTATCACTACCGCTTTTAATGACGATGGCAGATCATTTGTTCGGTTTACCATTGCCTCATGCTTTCATGAATCCATGGCTTCAATTAGCGTTAGCAACACCCGTTCAGTTTGTCATCGGTTGGCAGTTTTACAAAGGCGCGTATAAAAACCTTTCCAACAAGACAGCAAATATGGACGTTTTAGTTGCGCTTGGTACTAGTGCTGCTTATTTCTATAGTGTAGCCGAATTGATTAGATTTTTAATTAATCCCAATGTTGTACCTAATCTCTACTTTGAAACGAGCGCCGTCTTAATTACACTAATCCTTTTAGGTAAATATTTTGAAACTGTTGCAAAAGGGCGTACTACCCAGGCGATTTCAGGACTATTAAACCTTCAGGCTAAAGAAGCCACAGTACTGAAAAATGGAAAAGAAATCAGTCTACCTGTTGATCAAGTTCAAGTTGATGATCTTGTACTCGTTAAGCCAGGAGAAAAATTCCCAGTCGATGGAATCATTGTGGAAGGCAGAACTACTGCAGATGAATCCATGATTACCGGGGAGTCTCTTCCTGTAGAAAAGTCAATAAATGACCAGGTTATTGGATCAACGATTAACAAAAATGGAACGGTCCGGATGAGAACAACCAAGGTGGGTAAAGATACTGCACTGTCCAATATTATAAAAGTTGTAGAAGAGGCCCAAGGTTCTAAGGCACCGATTCAGCGACTGGCTGATATCATTTCAGGATATTTTGTGCCGATTGTTGTTGGAATTGCCGCGTTAACCTTTATCCTTTGGATTACTGTGATCAGCCCGGGTGACTTAGCTTTAGCACTTGAAGCGTCCATCGCTGTGTTAGTTATCGCTTGCCCTTGTGCTCTTGGCTTAGCCACACCAACTTCTGTTATGGTAGGTACGGGGAAAGGTGCTGAAATGGGGATCTTATATAAAGGCGGCGAATATCTCGAGACGACCCACAAGCTTGAAACCATTGTTTTTGATAAAACTGGAACTATTACCAAAGGGGAACCAGAGGTAACCGATTTTCTTAAGGAGAATGAACGAGTTCTTAACCTGTTAGTGAGCGCGGAGGCTCAATCAGAACATCCTCTTGCAGATGCAATTGTGAAATATGGTCGCGCAAACAATAGTGAACTGCTGCAAGTAGATCAGTTCGAAGCTATACCTGGATATGGTATTACAGCTGACATTCAAGACGAACGAGTTCTCGTGGGAACAAGAAAATTAATGGAGAAAGAACGAATTGATTTTTCCAAGTATGAAACAACGATGGAACAATGGGAGTCTCAAGGGAAAACGGCTATGCTAATTGCTGTTAATAATGAAACAGCAGGTGTAATCGCCGTCGCCGACCAAGTAAAACCAGAGTCAAAAGAAGCTTTAACGACATTAAAAAGCTTGGGTTTGGAATTGATTATGTTAACGGGTGACAACGAAAGAACAGCTCAGGCTATCGCTGAGGAAGTGGGAATTGATCGCGTTATAGCTGGAGTCGTCCCTGAAGAGAAGGCATACCATATTGATCAAATCAAGCAGCAGGGCAAGCGTGTAGCAATGGTGGGAGATGGCATTAATGATGCACCAGCTCTCGCTACTGCTGATATTGGGATCGCTATAGGTACAGGAACTGATGTAGCTATTGAAACAGCTGATCTCACCATCTTAGGTGGTGATCTGAATTTAATTGCTAAGGCGATTGAACTTAGTACAAAAACGATGAAGAATATTCGCCAAAATTTATTCTGGGCCTTGTTTTATAATTCAGCTGGTATTCCTATTGCAGCTGCCGGATTACTAGCTCCATGGTTAGCAGGAGCAGCAATGGCATTTAGCTCAGTAAGTGTTGTAAGTAATTCATTACGTTTGAAACGAGTCAAAATTCAAAAATGA
- a CDS encoding metal-sensing transcriptional repressor has protein sequence MDEHTLPENSGKQPLTPRTDDEKQAVINRLKRIEGQVRGIQKMVENDRYCVDVLVQISAINNALNKVGYSLLERHTHHCVAGAIKKGEGEEAIDELMKVIQQFSK, from the coding sequence ATGGATGAGCATACATTACCTGAAAATAGTGGAAAACAACCATTAACTCCAAGGACAGATGATGAAAAACAGGCTGTTATCAATCGTCTGAAACGAATTGAAGGTCAAGTACGGGGCATCCAAAAGATGGTAGAAAATGATCGCTATTGTGTGGATGTCCTTGTACAAATTTCAGCTATAAATAATGCCTTAAACAAGGTAGGGTATTCCTTGTTAGAAAGACACACCCATCATTGCGTTGCCGGTGCCATAAAAAAGGGTGAAGGCGAAGAAGCTATTGATGAGCTAATGAAAGTTATTCAGCAGTTCTCCAAGTAA
- a CDS encoding DUF4396 domain-containing protein produces the protein MLEVISWIALGIGVISSLIVIMDIIKHPQMMTIMNVVWPINGLFFGPFALWTYFKWGRLKAKNLELEDNRGRSAKVFVSTSHCSAGCTLGDAVGVPIVALTAMTIAGSTLFAHYTVEFILAYVFGIIFQFYAIYPMNKKQGIIGSIKEAIKADSFSLLAFEIGMFGWMAIVHFLIFTEPPKPNQPTYWFMMQIAMVLGFLTSYPANWLLVKRGIKEEM, from the coding sequence ATGTTAGAGGTTATTTCATGGATCGCATTAGGAATAGGAGTGATAAGTTCCTTAATTGTTATCATGGATATTATCAAACATCCACAAATGATGACAATCATGAATGTAGTATGGCCCATTAATGGTTTATTCTTTGGGCCTTTCGCTTTATGGACTTATTTTAAATGGGGGCGGCTAAAAGCTAAAAACCTCGAACTCGAGGACAATCGAGGCAGATCCGCAAAGGTATTCGTGTCCACAAGTCATTGTTCAGCAGGCTGTACCTTGGGGGATGCTGTAGGTGTACCCATTGTTGCTTTAACAGCCATGACTATTGCAGGGTCAACTTTATTTGCTCATTATACAGTTGAATTTATTTTAGCCTATGTGTTCGGTATTATTTTTCAATTTTATGCGATCTATCCAATGAATAAAAAGCAGGGTATCATAGGATCGATAAAAGAAGCAATTAAGGCCGATTCCTTTTCTTTACTTGCATTTGAAATAGGCATGTTCGGATGGATGGCCATTGTTCATTTCTTGATTTTTACGGAACCTCCAAAGCCAAATCAACCTACTTACTGGTTTATGATGCAAATTGCCATGGTTTTAGGGTTTCTAACTAGCTACCCTGCCAATTGGTTATTAGTTAAAAGAGGAATTAAAGAAGAAATGTAG
- a CDS encoding S1 RNA-binding domain-containing protein: MKESIIGTIQSMNVAKRIAEGFIISKDEEEVLLPHDQVNKEIEEVGESVTVFVYANRNKALTATMFLPEVRLDTYGWAEVEEVVSNLGAFVNIGVDKEFLVSKDHLPALKGAWPKTGDWLFVSLEKDKKGRVFAEPISEGEVLEDLTIAPKTLVNETIVGRVYRSTKAGSFVLTEEGYRGFIHPFERKVEPRLGETIEGRVIDVKDDGTLNLSLRPLKQYSMDPDAEQIYDYLVEHDGVMPYTDKSQPDEIRDTFHISKSAFKRALGKLMKEGKVVQSDGQTVIKHD; encoded by the coding sequence ATGAAAGAGTCTATAATTGGTACAATCCAATCCATGAACGTAGCAAAAAGGATAGCTGAAGGATTTATAATCAGCAAAGATGAGGAAGAAGTTTTACTTCCACATGATCAAGTAAATAAAGAAATTGAGGAAGTAGGAGAAAGTGTAACCGTTTTTGTTTATGCGAACAGAAATAAGGCGCTGACTGCAACAATGTTTTTGCCTGAAGTCCGTTTAGACACCTATGGCTGGGCAGAGGTAGAAGAAGTGGTGAGTAACCTGGGTGCGTTCGTGAACATTGGAGTGGATAAAGAGTTCCTTGTGTCCAAAGACCACTTGCCGGCACTGAAAGGTGCCTGGCCCAAAACAGGAGATTGGTTATTTGTAAGTTTAGAGAAAGATAAGAAAGGAAGAGTTTTCGCAGAACCCATTTCAGAAGGGGAAGTACTAGAGGACCTTACTATTGCTCCAAAAACTTTAGTAAATGAAACCATTGTAGGTCGTGTTTATCGATCTACTAAAGCTGGTTCTTTTGTTCTTACAGAAGAAGGTTATCGTGGATTTATTCACCCTTTTGAACGGAAAGTCGAACCCCGATTAGGCGAAACTATAGAAGGACGAGTAATCGATGTGAAAGATGATGGTACTTTAAATCTTTCATTACGGCCTTTAAAACAGTATAGTATGGACCCTGATGCGGAACAAATATACGATTATCTAGTTGAACATGACGGCGTAATGCCGTACACCGATAAAAGCCAGCCCGATGAAATCAGAGACACTTTCCATATTAGTAAATCAGCTTTTAAAAGAGCCCTTGGGAAGCTCATGAAAGAAGGTAAAGTCGTACAATCAGATGGCCAAACTGTTATAAAACATGATTAG